The stretch of DNA AATATTGTAATTGCAAAAGGCATTCATGAAACCTTTATAGCCCAGGCACAGATTTTTTTGCAATAATATTTGCAACAGCTCCTTTATCCCTCAAACGCAGATCTATCATTAATCATCATGCCTTAAGGTAATTAATTCTTGATTTCCTTCTCAATCTTAAGCAAAAGAGACTTTAGATCTGCTATGTCTTTTCTTAGAGCAATTATATCTTTTTTCATCCTGTTGATCTCCTCGTTTACATCGAACACTTCGTTTTCGTTGTTTTCTTCTTCGGAACAACAAGCTTCTTCTTTCGGATTGTAGCTTATTTTTCCATGTAAATATTCTTCTAAAACATCTTTTACCTTACCATAGGCTCCAATAACTGTTTGAATACCATAACTTTCAAAAAACTCTCTTGCCTTTGGACCCATACCACCTGCTATAATTACATCTACATCACGCTCTTTCATAAAAGATGGTAAATCTCCTGCATTATGCTCATCTGC from Caldisericaceae bacterium encodes:
- a CDS encoding NifB/NifX family molybdenum-iron cluster-binding protein — its product is MKICFTSDEQNGLESIMSYHFGHCPYFVIVDVDGTVVSNVESIQNPLADEHNAGDLPSFMKERDVDVIIAGGMGPKAREFFESYGIQTVIGAYGKVKDVLEEYLHGKISYNPKEEACCSEEENNENEVFDVNEEINRMKKDIIALRKDIADLKSLLLKIEKEIKN